One window of Leifsonia sp. AK011 genomic DNA carries:
- the radA gene encoding DNA repair protein RadA, with translation MARVTTNFRCTECGWTSIKWVGRCGECQQWGTVVDTTAPTARVTPIRPTSEARAITEIGAESVAHWPSGIAEFDRVLGGGIVPGAAILLSGEPGVGKSTLLLEVASRAAASGQRVLYVSAEESVSQVRLRAERTHALHPSLYLAAETDLATILGQIDQVKPDLVIVDSVQTVASGLTDGLAGGPSQVREVASTLIRVSKDRNLPVLLVGHVTKDGTIAGPRLLEHLVDVVLQFEGDRQTSLRFVRAHKNRFGPTDEVGCFEMTGDGIAEVADPSGLFLSRARIPTSGTCVTIAVEGRRALPVEVQALIVKTQAPQPRRVVNGVDSSRVAMVLAVLERRAGLPLSGFDVYVSTVGGIRIVEPASDLAIALAIASAYRDKAFPVTQVAVGEISLAGEIRPVSQGAQRAAEAKRLGFATVVDSSAAHLREAMRLAFATSTDDAIDVPEF, from the coding sequence ATGGCCCGCGTCACCACCAACTTCCGCTGCACCGAGTGCGGGTGGACCAGCATCAAGTGGGTGGGCCGCTGCGGCGAGTGCCAGCAGTGGGGCACGGTGGTGGACACCACGGCCCCGACTGCGCGCGTGACGCCGATCCGCCCCACCTCCGAGGCGCGGGCGATCACCGAGATCGGTGCAGAGTCGGTCGCGCACTGGCCGAGCGGGATCGCCGAGTTCGACCGCGTGCTCGGCGGTGGCATCGTTCCGGGGGCCGCGATCCTGCTCTCCGGGGAGCCGGGGGTCGGCAAGTCGACGCTCCTGCTTGAGGTGGCCAGTCGAGCCGCGGCATCCGGCCAGCGAGTGCTCTACGTGAGCGCCGAGGAGTCCGTGAGCCAGGTGCGCCTGCGCGCCGAGCGGACGCACGCGCTGCACCCCTCGCTCTATCTCGCCGCCGAGACCGACCTCGCGACGATCCTCGGCCAGATCGACCAAGTGAAGCCCGACCTCGTGATCGTCGACAGCGTGCAGACCGTGGCATCCGGGCTCACGGATGGGCTTGCCGGGGGTCCGTCGCAGGTGCGCGAGGTGGCATCCACCCTCATCCGCGTGAGCAAGGACCGCAACCTGCCTGTACTGCTCGTCGGCCACGTGACCAAGGACGGCACGATCGCGGGCCCGCGCCTCCTCGAGCACCTCGTGGACGTCGTGCTGCAGTTCGAGGGCGACCGCCAGACTTCCTTACGCTTCGTGCGGGCACACAAGAACCGCTTCGGCCCCACCGACGAGGTGGGATGCTTCGAGATGACCGGTGACGGCATCGCCGAAGTCGCCGACCCGTCCGGCCTCTTCCTCTCCCGCGCTCGCATCCCCACGAGCGGCACGTGCGTGACGATCGCCGTCGAGGGACGCCGCGCCCTTCCCGTCGAGGTGCAGGCGCTCATCGTCAAGACGCAGGCACCGCAGCCGCGCCGCGTCGTCAACGGCGTCGACTCCTCACGTGTCGCGATGGTGCTGGCGGTACTCGAGCGCCGAGCGGGCCTCCCGCTCTCCGGCTTCGACGTGTACGTGTCGACCGTGGGCGGCATCCGCATCGTGGAGCCTGCCTCCGACCTCGCGATCGCGCTCGCCATCGCGAGCGCCTACCGCGACAAGGCGTTCCCCGTGACGCAGGTGGCGGTCGGCGAGATCAGCCTCGCCGGCGAGATCCGCCCGGTATCGCAGGGCGCCCAGCGCGCGGCAGAAGCCAAACGGCTCGGCTTCGCGACTGTGGTGGACTCGTCGGCCGCGCACCTCAGGGAGGCGATGCGACTCGCGTTCGCGACATCCACCGACGACGCGATCGACGTGCCCGAGTTCTAG
- a CDS encoding DUF2510 domain-containing protein, whose translation MDENNFGVPAGWYPDPLGLPQLRWWDSQAWTEHTSEARAPIVIQPAAASTRLGFADDIPTRLGYADDDLPSRREQRERERRERDRGFATAYAEPYDEPAVLDLETETGTDREELSAQPLLAMTLKELEPPLTETVDEVTPGPRRASTHANAAPAASTLSALAEDPMPERALKSMRTYTGAVWVIAAMPVIQLLLSVVLLLTGLGSNYPLYLVIWIAPYLVVLGFAAFDRLLLQVWGHKSPASAWWALLTEPGYLIVRAIRTYRETGKGFAPLAVFAASVMAVLAGVLVLPGLLIAAVPGAFAAEAASSVEADARGLLGADISVSCPAPPLLIGDSVTCVRTSPDGETDAVAVELARRNGWIAWDVTDWGTSVME comes from the coding sequence GTGGATGAGAATAACTTCGGGGTGCCCGCGGGGTGGTACCCGGACCCGCTGGGTCTGCCGCAACTGCGGTGGTGGGACTCCCAGGCGTGGACGGAGCACACCTCCGAGGCGCGCGCGCCCATTGTCATCCAGCCCGCTGCCGCGAGTACCCGTCTGGGTTTCGCCGACGACATCCCCACCCGCCTCGGCTACGCCGACGACGACCTGCCCTCCCGCCGCGAGCAGCGCGAGAGGGAGCGCCGCGAGCGTGACCGCGGCTTCGCCACCGCCTACGCCGAGCCCTACGACGAACCTGCGGTGCTCGACCTCGAGACTGAGACCGGCACCGACCGCGAGGAGCTGAGCGCTCAGCCGCTGCTCGCGATGACGCTCAAGGAACTCGAGCCACCCCTCACTGAGACCGTGGATGAGGTGACTCCGGGGCCCCGACGCGCCTCCACTCACGCGAACGCAGCGCCCGCGGCATCCACCCTCAGCGCGCTTGCGGAAGACCCGATGCCCGAGCGCGCGCTCAAGTCGATGCGTACCTACACGGGTGCTGTCTGGGTGATCGCGGCGATGCCCGTGATCCAGCTTCTGCTGAGCGTCGTGCTGCTGCTCACCGGCCTCGGCTCTAACTACCCTCTCTATCTCGTGATCTGGATCGCCCCCTACCTCGTCGTGCTGGGGTTCGCGGCCTTCGACCGTCTGCTCCTGCAGGTGTGGGGACACAAGTCGCCCGCGAGTGCCTGGTGGGCGTTGCTCACCGAGCCCGGCTACCTGATCGTGCGCGCGATCCGCACCTATCGCGAGACGGGCAAGGGCTTTGCGCCGCTCGCCGTGTTCGCAGCATCCGTCATGGCGGTGCTCGCGGGAGTGCTCGTGCTGCCGGGCCTGCTCATCGCGGCGGTGCCCGGAGCGTTCGCCGCGGAGGCCGCGAGCTCGGTCGAGGCGGATGCGCGCGGGCTTCTCGGTGCTGACATCTCGGTCAGCTGCCCGGCACCTCCGCTGCTGATCGGCGACTCGGTCACGTGTGTGCGCACGTCGCCGGACGGTGAGACCGACGCGGTCGCGGTCGAGCTTGCTCGTCGCAACGGGTGGATCGCCTGGGACGTGACCGACTGGGGCACGTCCGTCATGGAGTGA
- a CDS encoding RNA polymerase sigma factor, translating to MRRDHTRITTALRETAPDLLAYLQRRAGLDDAPDLLGETMVVAWRRVGDLPDDTEQARMWLFGIARNTLFNHARGERRRWALADRIRGNSATDAVAPPADDGAEIRDAIARLDVDHRELVQLVHWERMTIAQAAGLLGISESTARTRYARAKEQLRAALGVPTS from the coding sequence GTGAGACGCGATCACACGCGCATCACGACAGCACTGCGCGAGACCGCACCGGACCTGCTCGCGTACTTGCAGCGACGGGCCGGACTGGATGACGCCCCCGATCTCCTCGGGGAGACCATGGTCGTAGCGTGGCGCCGAGTGGGCGACCTGCCGGATGACACCGAACAAGCACGCATGTGGCTCTTCGGAATCGCTCGCAACACGCTCTTCAATCATGCTCGTGGAGAGCGGCGTCGCTGGGCTCTGGCGGATCGCATCCGCGGGAACTCGGCGACGGACGCCGTTGCTCCTCCCGCTGACGACGGCGCCGAGATTCGAGACGCGATTGCGCGCCTCGACGTCGATCATCGCGAGCTCGTACAACTCGTCCACTGGGAACGGATGACGATTGCGCAGGCAGCGGGGCTCTTAGGAATCTCAGAGTCGACCGCTCGCACGCGCTACGCACGCGCGAAGGAGCAGTTGCGCGCTGCACTCGGGGTCCCGACGAGCTAG
- a CDS encoding MBL fold metallo-hydrolase, with the protein MLREVAKGVLVHQSELLQNNTIVVLGPTGVLLVDPGITDAEMACLASDLRELGQPVVAGFSTHPDWDHVLWHPELGDAPRYGTVDGAAFMRDLLSKPDWRAEVAEGLPPEILDEMSLDRFGLITALPAGATEIPWDGLRVRIIEHPAHAQGHAALLLEEQRVLVAGDMLSDILMPFPDLQVADPVGVYLAGLDVLEGVADEVDIVIPGHGSVGRDIRDRIALDREYMLALRDGRTPDDPRLSPTAAYGADWLPGVYEWQAITLAERRNSN; encoded by the coding sequence ATGCTGAGGGAAGTCGCGAAGGGCGTTCTGGTGCACCAGAGCGAACTGCTGCAGAACAACACGATCGTCGTGCTGGGGCCGACCGGTGTCTTGCTGGTGGATCCGGGAATCACGGACGCGGAGATGGCCTGTCTCGCGAGCGACCTCCGCGAGTTGGGTCAGCCTGTTGTGGCCGGATTCTCGACGCACCCCGACTGGGACCACGTGCTGTGGCATCCGGAGCTCGGCGACGCGCCCCGGTACGGCACCGTCGATGGAGCAGCATTCATGCGGGACCTCCTCTCGAAGCCGGACTGGAGGGCGGAAGTCGCCGAAGGGTTGCCGCCGGAGATCCTCGATGAGATGTCGCTGGATCGGTTCGGCCTCATCACTGCGCTGCCCGCGGGAGCCACCGAGATTCCGTGGGACGGGCTGCGCGTGCGCATCATCGAGCACCCCGCCCACGCCCAGGGGCACGCGGCGCTCCTGCTGGAGGAGCAGCGGGTTCTCGTCGCGGGCGACATGCTCTCGGACATCCTGATGCCGTTCCCGGACCTGCAGGTTGCCGACCCGGTCGGCGTCTACCTCGCTGGGCTGGATGTGCTGGAGGGCGTGGCGGATGAGGTGGACATCGTCATCCCCGGCCACGGGTCGGTGGGCCGCGACATCCGGGATCGCATCGCGCTCGACCGCGAGTACATGCTCGCGCTGCGCGACGGACGGACTCCGGATGACCCGCGCCTCAGCCCGACCGCCGCCTACGGCGCTGACTGGCTCCCTGGCGTCTACGAGTGGCAGGCCATCACTCTGGCGGAGCGCCGCAACTCGAACTAG
- a CDS encoding rhodanese-like domain-containing protein, with protein METIDVDQLAALDGVTLIDVREPWEFEAGHVPSARSIPMSAFVDRFEEVPRDETVYLICESGYRSSQVAQWLEGQGVEVVNVEGGTAAWRASGRDVEQ; from the coding sequence ATGGAGACCATCGACGTTGACCAGCTCGCAGCCCTCGACGGGGTGACCCTCATCGATGTGCGCGAGCCGTGGGAGTTCGAAGCCGGTCACGTGCCGTCGGCCCGCAGCATCCCGATGAGCGCGTTCGTCGACCGGTTCGAGGAGGTCCCGCGCGATGAGACCGTGTACCTCATCTGCGAGAGCGGTTACCGGAGCAGCCAGGTCGCCCAGTGGCTCGAAGGTCAGGGCGTCGAGGTCGTGAACGTTGAGGGCGGCACCGCTGCGTGGCGCGCGAGCGGCCGCGACGTCGAGCAGTAG
- a CDS encoding amino-acid N-acetyltransferase — protein MSDFSVRAARTSDIPGIQALVEPLAQRRILLGKDRVTLYEAVQEFRVAEAADGDLIGCGALHVMWEDLGEVRTLAVREDRLTTGVGHAILERIETDARALGLSRLFCLTFETAFFGRHGFEAIGERIVEPEVFAQLALSPDEGVAEFLDLSRVKQNTLGNTRMLKQL, from the coding sequence GTGAGTGACTTCAGCGTCCGGGCGGCGCGCACCAGTGACATCCCGGGCATCCAGGCCCTCGTCGAACCCCTCGCCCAGCGACGCATCCTGCTCGGCAAGGATCGTGTCACCCTCTACGAGGCCGTGCAGGAGTTCCGGGTCGCGGAGGCGGCGGACGGTGACCTGATCGGATGCGGCGCCCTCCACGTCATGTGGGAGGACCTGGGCGAAGTCCGCACCCTCGCCGTTCGCGAGGACCGCCTCACGACGGGCGTCGGACACGCGATCCTCGAGCGCATCGAGACGGATGCCCGTGCCCTGGGCCTCAGTCGCCTCTTCTGTCTCACCTTCGAGACTGCGTTCTTCGGTCGCCACGGCTTCGAGGCGATCGGGGAGCGGATCGTGGAGCCCGAGGTCTTCGCGCAGCTCGCGCTCTCGCCCGACGAGGGTGTCGCGGAGTTCCTCGACCTCTCCCGCGTCAAGCAGAACACCCTCGGCAACACCCGGATGCTCAAGCAGCTGTGA
- a CDS encoding aminodeoxychorismate lyase, translating into MPQHVLAIVDRPSREAPGTDAAPWRFVDPGSPQLTALDLGATRGDGIFESLSVGHGRAQALDHHLRRFARSAAMLDLPAPDLDIWRAVILATIAELDHPGEAFVKIVMTRGIEYGDRPTGWAYGSVSPDFTKERTQGVAVVMLDRGYRHDVEQTSPWLLAGAKTLSYAINRAVGREAARRGADDVVFVSSDGIVLEGPTSTVVYRRGNELLTPGTGLGILDGTTQANVFRWAEQQGLATSFELTTPDLLRSADAAWLVSSVRLAAPINAIDDEPFPVDAAFTAAMNEWLAALDD; encoded by the coding sequence ATGCCGCAGCATGTGCTCGCGATCGTCGATCGACCGTCGCGTGAGGCACCGGGAACGGATGCCGCCCCCTGGCGTTTCGTCGACCCCGGGTCGCCCCAGCTCACCGCACTCGACCTCGGCGCAACCCGCGGCGATGGCATCTTCGAGAGCCTGAGCGTCGGTCACGGCCGGGCGCAGGCACTCGATCACCACCTCCGCCGGTTCGCGAGGTCCGCGGCGATGCTCGATCTGCCCGCGCCCGACCTCGATATCTGGCGCGCCGTCATCCTCGCAACGATCGCCGAACTCGACCATCCCGGCGAGGCGTTCGTCAAGATCGTGATGACCCGGGGCATCGAGTACGGGGACCGGCCAACCGGCTGGGCGTACGGCTCCGTCTCGCCCGACTTCACGAAGGAGCGCACGCAGGGCGTTGCCGTGGTGATGCTCGATCGCGGTTACCGGCACGACGTCGAGCAGACGTCCCCGTGGCTGCTCGCCGGCGCCAAGACGCTGAGCTACGCGATCAACCGCGCCGTCGGTCGGGAGGCCGCACGCCGCGGCGCCGACGACGTCGTCTTCGTCTCGAGCGACGGCATCGTGCTCGAGGGACCCACCTCGACCGTCGTGTACCGCCGCGGCAACGAGCTGCTCACACCGGGCACCGGCCTCGGCATTCTCGATGGCACCACGCAGGCCAACGTCTTCCGGTGGGCGGAGCAGCAGGGGCTCGCGACCTCGTTCGAGCTGACGACGCCGGACCTCCTCCGGTCGGCGGATGCCGCGTGGCTGGTCTCGAGCGTGCGTCTGGCCGCCCCCATCAACGCCATTGACGACGAGCCGTTTCCCGTCGACGCCGCGTTCACCGCAGCGATGAACGAGTGGCTCGCAGCGCTCGACGACTGA
- a CDS encoding LLM class flavin-dependent oxidoreductase: protein MIGSVSLGLPGGIDHGLLRELAPLIERLGFRALWLNDTSHGDSLAGLAVAASVTSTLTLATGVIPLDRRPTATLTGEIARLPAERLEIGIGSGGAHAALHRVREGIDVLRAATDATILVGALGPKMRALGAEHADGLLLNWLTPPAAADAVATLRSTAPHARAALYARTIVATDARPTLEREAATYASYPTYAANLARIGADILDTTIDGTLPGALRARVTEYLASVDELVLRAIVANDSDLPDFVAAAASALHAEQ from the coding sequence ATGATCGGCAGCGTCTCCCTCGGTCTTCCCGGTGGGATCGACCACGGCCTGCTTCGCGAGCTGGCTCCGCTCATCGAACGCCTCGGGTTCCGCGCTCTGTGGCTCAACGACACGTCGCACGGCGACTCGCTCGCGGGGCTCGCTGTCGCGGCATCCGTCACGAGCACGCTCACGCTGGCGACGGGTGTCATCCCGCTCGACCGTCGGCCAACCGCTACGCTCACGGGCGAAATAGCTCGACTGCCCGCCGAACGACTCGAGATCGGCATCGGCTCCGGTGGCGCGCACGCTGCGCTTCACCGGGTGCGGGAGGGCATCGACGTGCTTCGCGCCGCGACCGACGCGACCATCCTCGTTGGTGCGCTCGGTCCTAAGATGCGTGCACTGGGGGCCGAACACGCCGACGGCCTCCTCCTGAACTGGCTGACTCCACCCGCTGCCGCCGATGCTGTCGCCACCCTGCGGTCCACCGCTCCGCACGCTCGCGCCGCCCTCTACGCTCGCACGATCGTGGCGACGGATGCCCGCCCCACCCTCGAACGCGAAGCCGCTACCTACGCGTCCTATCCGACCTACGCGGCGAACCTCGCACGCATCGGTGCGGACATCCTCGACACCACGATCGACGGCACCCTCCCCGGCGCGCTCCGCGCCCGCGTGACCGAGTATCTGGCGTCGGTCGATGAGCTCGTGCTGCGTGCGATCGTGGCGAACGACTCGGACCTTCCGGACTTCGTGGCGGCCGCGGCATCCGCCCTGCACGCTGAGCAGTAG